One region of Jatrophihabitans cynanchi genomic DNA includes:
- a CDS encoding UDP-glucose dehydrogenase family protein, with translation MAELGYDVIGLDVDAAKLDLLRAGTVPFFEPGLPELLTKVQGGGRLRFTDSYAEIAQFADVHFVCVGTPQRKGELAADLQYVEAAFSSLAPHLDRKVLVVGKSTVPAGTAVRMEQLLASQAPCKDVELAWNPEFLREGFAVQDTLHPDRLVLGVRTEWAEQQLRAVFAPMIESGTPVVLTDFATAELVKVAANSFLATKISFINAMAEVCEATGADVTKLAEAIGHDARIGRRFLNAGLGFGGGCLPKDIRAFIARAQELGVDQAVSFLHQVDAINLRRRARVVDLGQELLDGSWTDRRVAVLGAAFKPDSDDIRDSPALDVAAAIGRRGANVLVYDPQALDNARQLYPDLQYAASAEDAVRDADLVMLLTEWREFRDMSPERIGTLVRRRNIVDGRNVLDPAQWRAAGWVYRALGRQ, from the coding sequence ATGGCCGAGCTCGGCTACGACGTGATCGGCCTGGACGTCGACGCGGCGAAGCTGGACCTGCTGCGAGCGGGGACGGTGCCGTTCTTCGAACCCGGCCTGCCCGAGCTGCTGACCAAGGTCCAGGGCGGCGGCCGGCTGCGCTTCACCGATTCGTACGCCGAGATCGCGCAGTTCGCCGACGTCCACTTCGTCTGCGTCGGCACCCCGCAGCGCAAGGGCGAGCTGGCGGCGGACCTGCAGTACGTGGAGGCGGCGTTCAGCTCGCTCGCACCCCATCTGGACCGCAAGGTGCTGGTCGTGGGCAAGTCGACGGTGCCGGCCGGCACCGCGGTGCGCATGGAGCAGCTACTGGCCTCGCAGGCGCCGTGCAAGGACGTCGAGCTGGCCTGGAACCCGGAGTTCCTGCGCGAGGGGTTCGCGGTGCAGGACACGCTGCATCCGGACCGGCTGGTCCTGGGCGTGCGCACGGAGTGGGCCGAGCAGCAGCTGCGCGCGGTCTTCGCGCCGATGATCGAGTCGGGCACTCCGGTGGTGCTGACCGACTTCGCCACGGCCGAGCTGGTGAAGGTGGCCGCGAACTCGTTCCTGGCGACCAAGATCTCGTTCATCAACGCGATGGCCGAGGTGTGCGAGGCGACCGGCGCCGACGTCACCAAGCTGGCCGAGGCGATCGGGCACGACGCGCGGATCGGCCGGCGCTTCCTCAACGCCGGACTCGGCTTCGGTGGCGGCTGCCTGCCCAAGGACATCCGCGCGTTCATCGCCCGCGCGCAGGAGCTCGGGGTCGATCAGGCCGTGTCGTTCCTGCACCAGGTCGACGCGATCAACCTGCGCCGCCGCGCCCGCGTCGTCGACCTCGGGCAGGAGCTGCTCGACGGGTCCTGGACCGATCGCCGGGTCGCGGTGCTGGGCGCGGCGTTCAAGCCGGATTCGGACGACATCCGTGACTCCCCCGCGCTGGACGTGGCTGCCGCGATCGGTCGGCGTGGCGCGAACGTGCTCGTCTACGACCCGCAGGCGCTCGACAACGCTCGGCAGCTGTACCCCGACCTGCAGTACGCAGCGTCCGCCGAGGACGCGGTGCGCGATGCCGACCTGGTGATGCTGCTGACCGAGTGGCGCGAGTTCCGCGACATGTCGCCGGAGCGGATCGGGACGCTGGTGCGCCGGCGCAACATCGTCGACGGGCGCAACGTGCTCGATCCGGCGCAGTGGCGCGCGGCCGGCTGGGTGTACCGGGCCCTGGGTAGGCAGTAG
- the gnd gene encoding phosphogluconate dehydrogenase (NAD(+)-dependent, decarboxylating), with translation MQLGMVGLGRMGANILRRVMRDGHTAVAFDTNADSVATLAGEGAVGANTLQEFVDALEQPRVAWVMIPAGITDKVVQQLADLMDAGDIIINGGNSNYREDVDRSAALSERGIHYLDVGTSGGVWGLERGYCLMIGGADEAVGHCAPLFTSIAPGLGSVERTRGRSGDPTPEEQGWLHCGPSGAGHFVKMVHNGIEYGVMAAYAEGLNVLEHANAGALEQEHSAEITPLDQPQYYQYDLDIAKVTEVWRRGSVVASWLLDLTADALYENPSLEGIAGRVSDSGEGRWTVKAAIDEGVPVPVLSAALFARFSSRGEAVYADKLLSAMRKEFGGHVELPTGE, from the coding sequence ATGCAGCTCGGAATGGTCGGACTCGGTCGGATGGGCGCGAACATCCTGCGCCGCGTGATGCGCGACGGGCACACCGCGGTCGCCTTCGACACCAACGCCGACTCCGTCGCGACACTGGCCGGCGAGGGGGCGGTCGGCGCGAACACGTTGCAGGAGTTCGTCGACGCGCTGGAGCAGCCCCGCGTCGCGTGGGTGATGATCCCGGCGGGGATCACCGACAAGGTGGTGCAGCAGCTCGCGGACCTGATGGACGCGGGGGACATCATCATCAACGGCGGCAACTCGAACTACCGCGAGGACGTGGACCGATCGGCCGCACTGTCCGAGCGCGGCATCCACTACCTGGACGTCGGCACGAGCGGCGGGGTGTGGGGACTCGAGCGCGGCTACTGTCTGATGATCGGTGGAGCGGACGAGGCAGTCGGGCACTGTGCGCCGCTGTTCACCTCGATCGCGCCGGGTCTCGGTTCGGTGGAGCGCACGCGCGGGCGCTCGGGTGACCCGACACCGGAGGAACAGGGCTGGCTGCACTGCGGCCCGTCCGGCGCGGGGCACTTCGTGAAGATGGTGCACAACGGCATCGAGTACGGCGTGATGGCCGCGTACGCCGAGGGGCTGAACGTGCTCGAGCACGCGAACGCCGGCGCGCTCGAGCAGGAGCACTCGGCCGAGATCACGCCGCTGGACCAGCCGCAGTACTACCAGTACGACCTGGACATCGCGAAGGTCACCGAGGTGTGGCGGCGCGGCTCGGTCGTCGCGTCGTGGCTGCTCGACCTGACTGCCGACGCGCTGTACGAGAACCCCTCGCTGGAGGGCATCGCCGGCCGGGTGTCCGACTCCGGTGAGGGCCGCTGGACGGTGAAGGCCGCGATCGACGAGGGTGTGCCGGTGCCGGTGCTGTCCGCGGCGCTGTTCGCGCGGTTCTCCAGCCGCGGCGAGGCGGTGTATGCGGACAAGCTGCTCTCGGCCATGCGCAAGGAGTTCGGCGGCCACGTGGAGCTGCCCACCGGCGAGTGA
- a CDS encoding methylated-DNA--[protein]-cysteine S-methyltransferase produces MNDLLEPLNPDDATMRRLHARLAAAAEADGLVDVAYRTVDSPVGTLLLAATPAGVVRIAFEQQGHDAALAALASLVSPRVLRAPARLDPLVRELEEYFAGTRRTFDLPLDRRLASGFRAEVLAHLPEIGYGSTASYADVARLAGNPGAVRAVGTACARNPLPIVLPCHRVVRSDGTPGQYAGGPEAKLTLLALEAA; encoded by the coding sequence ATGAACGATCTGCTTGAGCCCTTGAACCCGGACGATGCGACGATGCGCCGGCTGCACGCGCGGCTGGCGGCTGCTGCCGAGGCCGACGGCCTGGTGGACGTCGCGTACCGCACCGTCGACTCCCCCGTCGGGACGCTGCTGCTCGCCGCGACCCCCGCGGGAGTGGTGCGGATCGCGTTCGAACAGCAGGGCCACGACGCGGCACTGGCCGCCCTGGCGAGCCTGGTCAGCCCGCGCGTGCTGCGCGCCCCCGCCCGGCTCGACCCGCTCGTCCGCGAACTGGAGGAGTACTTCGCCGGGACGCGACGCACGTTCGACCTGCCGCTGGACCGCCGCCTCGCCTCGGGTTTCCGCGCCGAGGTGCTCGCCCACCTGCCGGAGATCGGCTACGGCTCGACCGCGAGCTATGCCGACGTGGCGCGGCTGGCGGGCAACCCGGGCGCGGTGCGTGCGGTGGGGACGGCGTGCGCGCGCAACCCGCTGCCGATCGTGCTGCCGTGCCACCGGGTGGTGCGCTCGGACGGGACCCCCGGGCAGTACGCGGGCGGGCCGGAGGCCAAGCTGACGCTGCTCGCCCTGGAGGCGGCATGA
- a CDS encoding RNA polymerase sigma factor, with translation MNRIPFEQVVTQHGPTVLRVCRAVLGRDDAEDAWSETFVAALRAYPDLPADANVEAWLVTIAKHKAIDQHRASARRPVPVDQLPERLVENPPDLDDALWPALADLPRKQREAIAYHHLAGLPYAQVAKLLGNSEAAARRAAADGMRTLRATLRAPRQQGAFR, from the coding sequence GTGAACCGGATACCGTTCGAGCAGGTCGTCACGCAGCACGGCCCTACGGTGCTGCGGGTGTGTCGCGCGGTGCTCGGACGCGACGACGCCGAGGACGCCTGGTCCGAGACGTTCGTGGCCGCCCTGCGGGCCTACCCCGACCTGCCGGCGGACGCGAACGTCGAGGCCTGGCTGGTGACGATCGCCAAGCACAAGGCGATCGACCAGCACCGCGCGTCGGCCCGGCGTCCGGTGCCGGTCGACCAGTTGCCGGAACGGCTCGTCGAGAACCCGCCGGATCTCGACGACGCCCTGTGGCCGGCGCTCGCGGACCTGCCGCGCAAGCAACGCGAGGCGATCGCCTACCACCATCTCGCCGGGTTGCCGTATGCCCAGGTCGCGAAGCTGCTCGGAAACTCCGAGGCGGCAGCGCGCCGGGCCGCGGCCGACGGCATGAGGACGTTGCGCGCCACGCTGCGCGCCCCACGACAACAAGGAGCCTTCCGATGA
- a CDS encoding 2OG-Fe(II) oxygenase: MSNSVDRQDWAAVAAELDRAGCAPVGRLLDAAQCGEVSALYDDPSRFRSTIDMERYRFGRGQYRYFARPLPALVDELRHALYPRLLPIAREWAERLGRDPLWPDTLDEWLDRCHRAGQSRPTPILLRYGTGDWNALHRDLYGDLVFPLQVVIGLDVPGVDFSGGEFLMLEQRPRAQSRGLVRVLEQGHGLVFTTRERPVRSARGWSRAPMRHGVSEVASGRRHTLGLLFHDAA; the protein is encoded by the coding sequence ATGAGCAACTCGGTCGATCGGCAGGACTGGGCTGCCGTCGCGGCCGAACTCGACCGAGCCGGGTGCGCGCCGGTCGGCCGACTGCTGGATGCCGCGCAGTGCGGCGAGGTGTCCGCGCTGTACGACGACCCGTCGCGCTTCCGCAGCACGATCGACATGGAGCGCTACCGCTTCGGCCGCGGGCAGTACCGCTACTTCGCCCGTCCGCTGCCGGCGCTGGTGGACGAACTGCGGCACGCGCTCTACCCGCGGCTGCTGCCGATCGCACGCGAGTGGGCCGAGCGGCTCGGCCGGGATCCGCTCTGGCCGGACACCCTGGACGAGTGGCTGGACCGCTGCCATCGGGCCGGGCAGAGCCGGCCGACGCCCATCCTGCTGCGCTACGGCACCGGCGACTGGAACGCGCTGCACCGCGACCTGTACGGCGACCTGGTGTTCCCACTGCAGGTGGTGATCGGCCTGGACGTCCCGGGCGTGGACTTCAGCGGCGGCGAGTTCCTCATGCTCGAGCAGCGGCCGCGCGCCCAGTCGCGCGGACTGGTCCGGGTGCTGGAACAAGGTCATGGGCTGGTGTTCACCACCCGCGAGCGTCCGGTGCGTTCGGCGCGCGGCTGGTCGCGCGCGCCGATGCGGCACGGGGTGAGCGAGGTCGCCTCCGGTCGGCGGCACACACTAGGCCTGCTCTTCCACGACGCCGCCTGA
- the gndA gene encoding NADP-dependent phosphogluconate dehydrogenase translates to MATADIGVTGLAVMGRNLARNLARHGHVVALHNRSVQRTRSLVAEHGDEGTFVASESLAEFVGSLKSPRAVIVMVKAGEPTDAVIEELTPLLDEGDIVIDCGNAHFADTRRREATLREHGIHFVGCGVSGGEEGALLGPSIMPGGSAQSYQKLGPIFESIAAQVDGTPCCVHVGPDGAGHFVKMVHNGIEYADMQLIAEAYDLLRAGLGAEPPELAEIFRTWNSGDLESFLIEITADVLAHVDDTTGKPFVDIVLDQAEQKGTGRWTVQTALDLGVPITGIAEATFARSLSGHAEQRSAARAALSQESGIQVDDREQFIEDVRRALYASKVVAYAQGFDLITAGSAEYGWDVDRGAMATIWRGGCIIRARFLDRIREAYDADPDLPSLLVAPYFADAVRAGVQSWRRVVATAALGGIPTPAFSSSLAYYDALRRLPLPAALIQGLRDNFGAHTYRRTDRDGSFHVQWAGDKAEHPA, encoded by the coding sequence ATGGCGACAGCAGACATCGGAGTAACCGGCCTCGCGGTGATGGGCCGCAACCTCGCGCGCAACCTCGCCCGGCACGGCCATGTGGTGGCGCTGCACAACCGGTCGGTGCAGCGCACCCGTTCGCTCGTCGCCGAGCACGGCGACGAGGGCACGTTCGTGGCGAGCGAATCGCTGGCCGAGTTCGTCGGCTCGCTCAAGTCGCCGCGCGCGGTGATCGTCATGGTCAAGGCGGGCGAGCCGACCGACGCGGTGATCGAGGAACTCACCCCACTGCTGGACGAGGGCGACATCGTGATCGACTGCGGCAACGCGCACTTCGCCGACACGCGCCGGCGCGAGGCCACCTTGCGCGAGCACGGCATCCACTTCGTCGGCTGTGGGGTGTCCGGCGGCGAGGAGGGCGCGCTGCTCGGCCCGTCGATCATGCCGGGCGGTTCGGCGCAGTCGTACCAGAAGCTCGGGCCGATCTTCGAGTCGATCGCGGCGCAGGTGGACGGGACGCCGTGCTGCGTGCACGTCGGACCGGACGGTGCCGGGCACTTCGTCAAGATGGTGCACAACGGCATCGAGTACGCGGACATGCAACTGATCGCCGAGGCGTACGACCTGTTGCGGGCCGGGCTCGGCGCAGAGCCGCCTGAGCTCGCGGAGATCTTCCGCACCTGGAACTCCGGTGACCTCGAGTCGTTCCTGATCGAGATCACGGCCGACGTACTCGCCCACGTCGACGACACCACGGGCAAGCCGTTCGTCGACATCGTGCTGGACCAGGCCGAGCAGAAGGGCACCGGGCGCTGGACGGTGCAGACCGCACTCGACCTGGGCGTGCCGATCACCGGCATTGCCGAGGCGACGTTCGCGCGGTCGCTGTCCGGACACGCCGAGCAGCGAAGCGCGGCGCGGGCGGCGCTCAGCCAGGAAAGCGGCATCCAGGTCGACGACCGCGAGCAGTTCATCGAGGACGTGCGGCGCGCCCTGTACGCGTCGAAGGTGGTCGCCTACGCGCAGGGCTTCGACCTGATCACCGCCGGCTCGGCCGAGTACGGCTGGGACGTCGACCGCGGCGCGATGGCGACGATCTGGCGCGGCGGCTGCATCATCCGGGCCCGGTTCCTGGACCGCATCCGCGAGGCCTATGACGCCGACCCGGACCTGCCGTCGCTGCTGGTCGCCCCGTACTTCGCCGACGCGGTCAGGGCGGGAGTTCAGTCGTGGCGCCGCGTCGTCGCAACGGCGGCGCTGGGCGGCATCCCGACGCCCGCGTTCTCGTCCTCTCTCGCGTACTACGACGCGCTGCGCCGGCTGCCGCTGCCCGCTGCGCTCATCCAGGGCCTGCGCGACAACTTCGGCGCGCACACGTACCGGCGCACCGACCGGGACGGCTCGTTCCACGTGCAATGGGCCGGGGACAAGGCCGAGCACCCGGCCTGA
- a CDS encoding acVLRF1 family peptidyl-tRNA hydrolase — translation MRTVTVPAARLRRWLAGFAERHGPTQTESGAELVTLTGSDGAQAWIEVPFPPLAGELAEHAERSRRVGVLLVRRGGHAAGIFDGTELITSKVDSSYVQGTTKAGGWSQQRYARRRANQSKAAFADAADIAARILLPGPLDALVCGGDRRAVDEVLADTRLAPLRPLVTGRLLAVPDPRLKVLQATPEQFLAVRITLDP, via the coding sequence ATGCGCACCGTGACCGTGCCCGCGGCCCGGCTGCGGCGCTGGCTGGCCGGCTTCGCCGAGCGGCACGGGCCGACGCAGACCGAATCGGGCGCCGAACTGGTCACGCTCACCGGCAGCGACGGCGCGCAGGCGTGGATCGAGGTCCCGTTCCCGCCGCTGGCCGGCGAGCTGGCCGAGCACGCCGAGCGATCGCGTCGGGTCGGCGTGCTGCTGGTGCGCCGCGGTGGGCATGCGGCCGGCATCTTCGACGGCACCGAGCTGATCACGTCCAAGGTCGATTCGTCCTACGTGCAGGGCACCACCAAGGCCGGCGGCTGGTCGCAGCAACGCTATGCGCGGCGGCGTGCCAACCAGTCGAAGGCGGCCTTCGCCGACGCCGCGGACATCGCCGCCCGGATCCTGTTACCCGGCCCGCTCGACGCGCTGGTGTGCGGCGGCGACCGCCGGGCCGTGGACGAGGTGCTCGCCGACACCCGGCTCGCCCCGCTGCGGCCACTGGTCACCGGGCGCCTGCTGGCCGTGCCCGACCCGCGGCTGAAGGTGCTGCAGGCGACGCCCGAACAGTTCCTGGCCGTGCGGATCACCCTCGACCCGTGA
- a CDS encoding EamA family transporter encodes MTTRAAALGLGLAVVSAATFGTSGSFASSLMSSGWSPGAAVTVRIGLAALILTVPAVLSMRGRWGLLRPSLPAIAAYGLVAVAGCQLFYFNAVEHLSVSVALLLEYSGTVLVVLWTWLVQGHTPRRRTVLGGALAIAGLVLVLDLTGTQRVDLVGVLWGLGAATGLAVFFVVSARTDEALPPVAMAWAGMAVGAVTLGVSGAVRLIDFQAGTADVTFAGHRTSWLVPVLGLSLVAAAFAYIAGIEAARRLGARLASFVGLTEVLFATLFAWVLLGQRPSLLQAAGGLIVLAGIALVRADDEPPLPPPAGENLGPDLVTAGGKRRA; translated from the coding sequence ATGACGACACGTGCGGCGGCTCTGGGGCTGGGGCTCGCCGTCGTGTCCGCGGCCACCTTCGGCACGTCCGGCTCGTTCGCGTCCTCACTGATGTCCTCCGGCTGGTCGCCCGGCGCGGCCGTGACGGTGCGGATCGGCCTGGCCGCGCTGATCCTGACCGTGCCCGCCGTGCTGAGCATGCGCGGCCGCTGGGGGCTGTTGCGCCCGAGCCTGCCCGCGATCGCCGCCTACGGGCTGGTCGCGGTGGCCGGTTGCCAGCTGTTCTACTTCAACGCCGTCGAACACCTGTCGGTGAGCGTCGCACTGCTGCTCGAGTACAGCGGGACGGTCCTGGTGGTGCTGTGGACGTGGCTGGTGCAAGGCCACACGCCACGGCGCCGCACCGTGCTCGGTGGTGCGCTCGCGATCGCGGGGCTCGTGCTCGTGCTCGACCTGACCGGTACGCAGCGGGTCGACCTGGTCGGCGTGCTGTGGGGCCTTGGCGCGGCCACCGGGCTGGCCGTGTTCTTCGTGGTCTCCGCCCGCACGGACGAGGCGCTGCCGCCCGTCGCCATGGCGTGGGCCGGGATGGCCGTCGGCGCGGTCACCCTCGGCGTGTCCGGGGCGGTGCGACTGATCGACTTCCAGGCCGGGACGGCGGACGTCACGTTCGCAGGCCACCGCACCAGCTGGCTGGTGCCGGTGCTCGGGCTCTCGCTCGTGGCCGCCGCGTTCGCCTACATCGCCGGCATCGAGGCGGCTCGCCGGCTGGGGGCGCGGCTGGCCTCGTTCGTCGGGCTGACCGAGGTGTTGTTCGCGACCCTGTTCGCCTGGGTGCTGCTCGGGCAGCGGCCCAGCCTGCTACAGGCCGCGGGCGGGCTGATCGTGCTCGCCGGTATCGCCCTCGTCCGCGCCGACGACGAGCCGCCGCTTCCCCCACCGGCCGGCGAAAATCTGGGCCCGGATCTGGTCACAGCGGGGGGGAAGCGGCGCGCATAG
- a CDS encoding CASTOR/POLLUX-related putative ion channel, with protein sequence MSHDKQPRPARTITARLRYRFDLALSRGPLIIIGYVGAVMLVIILVSASLLTVLRLAGVNGDPHGLSFAEAFWQALLRVIDTGTIASDQDWATRAISFVVTLSGIFLAGSLIGLIANAVDQRIDHLRKGRSEVLEDGHTLVLGWSERLPVILSELVIANENQRRQSVVVLADRAKDEMEDELHRLVPNTRTTRVVCRTGDTGSIDDLRLVNIEGARSVIVLAGADGDPGVVKALLAVRSIDPDLTRLRVVAELLGADHAEALRVLTDRRIATVRADEVISQVTAQACHQSGLAGVFRDLIDFDGDEIYFSRVPELTGHTYRQALLAFPDSSVIGMLRDGRTQLNPPGDTVFAEGDEVIVVAADDDRVVFGGFQDVQVGAVSGALPFAEPARRVVIVGWSPLGETVLRELDQFLGTGSVVDLLIDTAVLAADEVVLPACANCTVELHALPAHPQPLVDIVTARDYDEAIVLGYRHKLTPAQADTRSMLTLLALHKAWRSHGRRPRIVAEMLDRSNVAVAQTTGADDFIVSDELSSLMIAQLSERLELQDVFAELFDTEGSFISLRPAGLYATTTATTYAHVVAAAAQRGESALGYRIGETVVLNPAKVTPLTFGADDQVLVLGQRAGRPPTAPALAGVLDASPAPGLSGPALLDQD encoded by the coding sequence ATGTCGCACGACAAGCAGCCGAGGCCGGCCCGGACGATCACCGCCCGGCTGCGCTACCGCTTCGATCTCGCACTGTCTCGCGGACCGCTGATCATCATCGGTTACGTCGGCGCCGTCATGCTCGTGATCATCCTGGTGTCGGCGTCGCTGCTGACCGTGCTGCGACTGGCGGGCGTCAACGGCGATCCGCACGGCCTGTCCTTCGCCGAGGCGTTCTGGCAGGCGCTGTTGCGGGTGATCGACACCGGCACGATCGCGAGCGACCAGGACTGGGCCACGCGGGCGATCAGCTTCGTCGTGACCCTCTCCGGGATATTCCTGGCCGGCTCGCTGATCGGCCTGATCGCGAACGCGGTCGACCAGCGGATCGACCACCTTCGCAAGGGCCGCAGCGAGGTGCTCGAGGACGGGCACACGCTGGTGCTCGGCTGGTCCGAGCGGCTGCCGGTGATCTTGTCCGAGCTGGTCATCGCGAACGAGAACCAGCGGCGGCAGAGCGTGGTCGTGCTTGCCGACCGGGCGAAGGACGAGATGGAGGACGAGCTGCACCGGCTCGTGCCGAACACCAGGACGACCCGTGTCGTGTGCCGCACCGGGGACACCGGCAGCATCGACGACCTGCGGCTGGTGAACATCGAGGGCGCCCGGTCGGTGATCGTGCTGGCAGGCGCCGACGGCGACCCCGGCGTGGTCAAGGCGCTGCTGGCGGTGCGCAGCATCGACCCGGACCTGACCCGGCTGCGGGTGGTCGCCGAACTGCTCGGTGCCGATCACGCCGAAGCACTGCGGGTGTTGACGGACCGGCGCATCGCCACCGTGCGTGCCGACGAGGTCATCAGCCAGGTGACCGCGCAGGCCTGCCACCAGAGCGGGCTGGCCGGCGTGTTCCGCGATCTGATCGATTTCGACGGCGACGAGATCTACTTCTCCCGCGTGCCGGAGTTGACCGGGCACACCTACCGGCAGGCGCTGCTCGCCTTCCCCGACTCGTCGGTGATCGGCATGCTGCGGGACGGCCGGACCCAGCTCAACCCGCCCGGCGACACCGTTTTCGCCGAGGGCGACGAGGTGATCGTCGTGGCCGCCGACGACGACCGGGTCGTGTTCGGCGGCTTCCAGGACGTGCAGGTCGGCGCGGTCTCGGGCGCGCTCCCGTTCGCCGAACCCGCCCGACGCGTCGTGATCGTCGGCTGGAGCCCGCTCGGTGAGACCGTGCTGCGCGAACTGGACCAGTTCCTCGGGACCGGCTCGGTCGTCGATCTGCTCATCGATACCGCGGTGCTCGCTGCGGACGAGGTCGTGCTGCCCGCGTGCGCCAACTGCACCGTCGAACTGCACGCACTGCCGGCACACCCGCAGCCCTTGGTGGACATCGTGACCGCCCGCGACTACGACGAGGCGATCGTGCTGGGCTACCGCCACAAGCTGACGCCCGCGCAGGCGGATACCCGCTCGATGCTGACCCTGCTCGCGCTGCACAAGGCGTGGCGCTCACATGGCCGGCGGCCCCGCATCGTGGCCGAGATGCTGGATCGCTCGAACGTGGCGGTGGCGCAGACGACCGGGGCGGACGACTTCATCGTCAGCGACGAGCTGTCCAGCCTGATGATCGCCCAGCTGTCTGAGCGGTTGGAGCTGCAGGACGTCTTCGCCGAGCTGTTCGACACCGAAGGCAGCTTCATCTCGCTACGCCCCGCCGGGCTCTACGCGACCACGACTGCGACCACCTACGCGCACGTCGTCGCGGCGGCCGCCCAGCGCGGCGAGAGCGCCCTGGGCTATCGCATCGGCGAAACCGTGGTGCTCAACCCCGCCAAGGTGACGCCCCTGACGTTCGGTGCGGACGACCAGGTGCTGGTTCTCGGGCAGCGGGCCGGCCGTCCGCCGACGGCACCGGCCCTGGCCGGCGTGCTGGACGCGTCCCCTGCGCCCGGGCTGAGCGGCCCTGCCCTGCTTGATCAAGACTGA
- the pgi gene encoding glucose-6-phosphate isomerase, with product MTHPTMPTLPERPAWTALRAHFAELERTHLRDLFAREPDRGERLTAEAVGIYLDYSKNRITDETLRLLVQLAEQSGLRQHIEAMFTGEKINVTEDRAVLHVALRAPKGDRIKVDGVNVVPAVHEVLGRMGEFADRVRAGRWLGHTGKAIRNVVNIGIGGSDLGPVMAYEALRHYSARELTFRFVSNVDGTDFAEATRDLDPAETLFIVSSKTFTTLETMTNASTARDWVLAALKDKSAIARHFVAVSTNAEAVESFGIDVMNMFGFWDWVGGRYSMDSAIGLSTMIAIGPDAFGELLAGFRAMDEHFRTAPFEANLPVLLGLLTVWYTDFFGAQTQAVLPYDQYLKRFPAYLQQLTMESNGKHVTLSGTSVDYATGPVYWGEPGTNGQHSFYQLIHQGTELIPCDFIGFTHSLNPLSASSGANHHDLLTANVFAQTEALAFGKSAEQVAAEGTPDWLVPHRVFEGNRPSNTLLLERLTPHALGTLVALYEHSVFTQGTIWSVNSFDQWGVELGKVLAKKVAGELSAEQDPELEHDSSTNALIRRYRAAARAQK from the coding sequence ATGACCCACCCGACGATGCCGACCCTTCCCGAGCGCCCCGCCTGGACGGCGTTGCGGGCGCACTTCGCCGAGCTGGAGCGCACCCACCTGCGCGACCTGTTCGCGCGTGAGCCCGATCGGGGCGAGCGGCTCACCGCGGAGGCCGTCGGCATCTACCTGGACTACTCGAAGAACCGGATCACCGACGAGACGTTGCGCCTGCTGGTGCAGCTGGCCGAGCAGAGCGGGCTGCGGCAGCACATCGAGGCGATGTTCACCGGCGAGAAGATCAACGTCACCGAGGACCGCGCCGTGCTGCACGTGGCACTGCGGGCACCCAAGGGCGATCGCATCAAGGTCGACGGGGTGAACGTCGTGCCGGCCGTGCACGAGGTGCTCGGCCGGATGGGCGAGTTCGCCGACCGGGTGCGTGCCGGGCGATGGCTCGGGCACACCGGCAAGGCGATCCGCAACGTCGTGAACATCGGGATCGGCGGCTCGGATCTCGGCCCGGTGATGGCGTACGAGGCGCTGCGGCACTACAGCGCGCGCGAGCTGACGTTCCGCTTCGTGTCCAACGTCGACGGCACCGACTTCGCCGAGGCCACGCGTGACCTCGATCCGGCCGAGACGCTGTTCATCGTGTCGTCCAAGACGTTCACGACGCTCGAGACGATGACCAACGCGAGCACGGCCCGCGACTGGGTGCTCGCCGCCCTGAAGGACAAGTCGGCGATCGCTCGGCACTTCGTGGCGGTGTCGACCAACGCCGAGGCCGTCGAATCGTTCGGCATCGACGTCATGAACATGTTCGGGTTCTGGGACTGGGTCGGCGGCCGTTACTCGATGGACTCGGCGATCGGGCTGTCGACGATGATCGCGATCGGCCCGGACGCGTTCGGCGAGCTGCTCGCGGGTTTCCGGGCGATGGACGAGCACTTCCGCACCGCGCCGTTCGAGGCGAACCTGCCGGTGCTGCTCGGGCTGCTCACCGTCTGGTACACCGACTTCTTCGGCGCGCAGACGCAGGCGGTGCTGCCGTACGACCAGTACCTCAAACGCTTCCCGGCCTACCTGCAGCAGCTGACGATGGAGTCCAACGGCAAGCACGTCACGCTCTCCGGCACGAGCGTCGACTACGCGACCGGGCCGGTGTACTGGGGCGAGCCGGGCACCAACGGGCAGCACAGCTTCTACCAGCTGATCCACCAGGGCACCGAGCTGATCCCGTGTGACTTCATCGGCTTCACGCACTCGCTCAACCCGCTGAGCGCCTCTTCGGGGGCGAACCACCACGACCTGCTCACGGCCAACGTGTTCGCGCAGACCGAGGCGCTCGCGTTCGGCAAGAGCGCCGAGCAGGTGGCCGCCGAGGGAACGCCGGACTGGTTGGTGCCGCATCGCGTGTTCGAGGGCAACCGCCCGTCCAACACGCTGCTGCTGGAGCGGCTCACGCCGCACGCGCTCGGCACCCTGGTCGCGCTGTACGAGCACAGCGTGTTCACCCAGGGCACGATCTGGTCGGTGAACTCCTTCGACCAGTGGGGCGTCGAGCTGGGCAAGGTCCTCGCCAAGAAGGTGGCCGGCGAGCTGTCGGCCGAGCAGGATCCGGAGCTGGAACACGACAGCTCAACGAACGCACTCATCCGCCGGTATCGTGCGGCAGCACGAGCTCAGAAGTAG